One Gloeothece verrucosa PCC 7822 DNA window includes the following coding sequences:
- a CDS encoding CsbD family protein has protein sequence MSIQERAEAAGKNLEGKAQEAVGHVTGDPKDKAEGKAKQGEAQTRQAVEDVKDEAKKLID, from the coding sequence ATGAGTATTCAAGAAAGAGCAGAAGCAGCCGGAAAAAATTTAGAAGGTAAAGCTCAAGAAGCTGTAGGTCATGTAACCGGCGACCCCAAAGATAAAGCCGAAGGCAAAGCTAAACAAGGCGAAGCGCAAACCCGTCAAGCGGTTGAAGATGTCAAGGACGAAGCGAAGAAACTAATCGACTAA
- a CDS encoding DUF1328 domain-containing protein: protein MLLRWAIAFLIIALIAAFFGFGGIAASAAGIAKILFFVFLIIFAITLVASLMQGRSI from the coding sequence ATGTTACTACGGTGGGCGATCGCTTTTCTCATTATTGCCTTAATCGCTGCGTTCTTTGGCTTTGGAGGTATTGCCGCCAGTGCGGCCGGAATTGCTAAAATACTCTTCTTTGTCTTCTTGATCATCTTTGCAATTACTCTGGTGGCCAGTCTTATGCAAGGACGGAGCATTTAA